One stretch of Streptomyces sp. 135 DNA includes these proteins:
- a CDS encoding carbohydrate ABC transporter permease, which yields MPADKRPRTLRSRRARHRLAADAGLLGVAAAFVLPLAWVVLSSFDPDADLRVRLPDSLTLDNYDKVLTPEITFTPLLNSLLLCGGGTLLTVVCAALAAYPLSRYRSRLNRPFMLTILFATSLPITAIMVPVYALFVRVDLIDTMQGTIFFFAASQLPFAIWLMKNFMDGVPKELEEAAWTDGASSFQSLLRIVLPLMGPGVAVVTVFSFVMMWGNFFVPFMLLLTPEQMPASVSINDFFGNKGTVVYGQLAAFSILYSTPVILLYVLVSRRLGGGFALGGAVKG from the coding sequence GTGCCCGCCGACAAGCGCCCCCGCACGCTCCGCTCCCGGCGCGCCAGGCACCGCCTGGCGGCGGACGCCGGCCTGCTGGGCGTGGCCGCGGCGTTCGTACTCCCCCTGGCCTGGGTGGTCCTGTCCTCCTTCGACCCGGATGCGGACCTCAGGGTGCGGCTCCCCGACAGCCTCACCCTGGACAACTACGACAAGGTCCTCACCCCCGAGATCACCTTCACCCCGCTGCTCAACAGCCTCCTCCTGTGCGGCGGCGGCACGCTCCTCACGGTGGTCTGCGCGGCCCTCGCCGCGTACCCGCTGTCCCGCTACCGGTCCCGCCTGAACCGTCCGTTCATGCTGACGATCCTCTTCGCGACGAGCCTGCCGATCACGGCGATCATGGTCCCGGTGTACGCGCTGTTCGTGCGGGTCGACCTGATCGACACGATGCAGGGCACGATCTTCTTCTTCGCCGCGTCCCAACTCCCGTTCGCCATCTGGCTGATGAAGAACTTCATGGACGGCGTCCCGAAGGAGCTGGAGGAGGCGGCGTGGACGGACGGCGCGTCGTCCTTCCAGTCCCTGCTGCGGATCGTGCTCCCCCTGATGGGCCCGGGCGTGGCCGTGGTGACGGTCTTCTCCTTCGTCATGATGTGGGGGAACTTCTTCGTCCCCTTCATGCTCCTGCTCACCCCGGAACAGATGCCGGCGTCGGTCAGCATCAACGACTTCTTCGGCAACAAGGGAACCGTGGTCTACGGCCAGCTGGCGGCGTTCTCGATCCTCTATTCGACGCCGGTGATCCTGCTGTACGTCCTCGTCTCCCGCCGCTTGGGCGGCGGCTTCGCGCTGGGCGGGGCGGTGAAGGGCTGA
- a CDS encoding sugar ABC transporter permease, which translates to MLRALPVSPAVVLLALFLAGPIGYCAYIAFTDLQLTGQAESSFVGFENFREAFGDERFLNAVWLTLVFTVVSSLIGQNILGLALASLMQRASKPVRTLTGAIVVTAWVLPEVVAGFLLYAFFRREGTLNAVLDLLHLPSQNWLFTLPILAVSFANVWRGTAFSMLVYSAALNEIPKEITEAAQVDGASGWRRMWHITLPMIRRSIGTNLMLNTLQTLSVFGLIWVMTRGGPGNRSQTLPLFMYEQAFQKSMIGYGTAVALLLLLVGSLFSLVYMRLLRTEV; encoded by the coding sequence CTGCTCCGGGCGCTGCCCGTCTCGCCCGCCGTCGTCCTGCTCGCGCTCTTCCTCGCGGGCCCGATCGGCTACTGCGCGTACATCGCCTTCACCGACCTCCAGTTGACCGGTCAGGCCGAGTCCAGCTTCGTGGGGTTCGAGAACTTCCGCGAGGCGTTCGGCGACGAGCGGTTCCTCAACGCGGTCTGGCTGACCCTCGTCTTCACCGTCGTCTCCTCCCTCATCGGACAGAACATCCTGGGCCTCGCCCTCGCCTCCCTCATGCAGCGCGCGTCGAAGCCGGTCCGCACGCTCACCGGCGCGATCGTCGTGACGGCCTGGGTGCTGCCGGAGGTCGTCGCGGGCTTCCTGCTCTACGCCTTCTTCCGCCGCGAGGGCACACTCAACGCCGTCCTGGACCTCCTCCATCTCCCGTCCCAGAACTGGCTGTTCACGCTCCCGATCCTGGCCGTGTCGTTCGCGAACGTCTGGCGCGGGACGGCCTTCTCGATGCTGGTCTACTCCGCCGCCCTCAACGAGATCCCCAAGGAGATCACCGAGGCCGCGCAGGTGGACGGCGCGAGCGGCTGGCGCCGCATGTGGCACATCACGCTGCCGATGATCCGCCGCTCGATCGGCACGAACCTCATGCTCAACACCCTCCAGACCCTCTCCGTCTTCGGCCTGATCTGGGTGATGACGCGCGGCGGCCCGGGAAACCGCAGCCAGACCCTGCCGCTGTTCATGTACGAGCAGGCCTTCCAGAAGAGCATGATCGGCTACGGCACGGCCGTGGCCCTGCTCCTCCTCCTGGTCGGCTCGCTCTTCTCCCTCGTCTACATGCGCCTGCTGCGTACGGAGGTCTGA
- a CDS encoding extracellular solute-binding protein: protein MPVRPTTTPLILATAALLAAGTLSACGGGSGDDPDTVRISFKQSTDNEIRVMDTYLADIKKQFEKANPGKKVELVPIKAPDSEYYTKLQQMLRSPKTAPDLVYEDTFLINSDITSGYLKPLDPYLDKWKDWDQFIDTAKTAAKAADGKTYGVPDGTDTRGLWFSKAVFKKAGLPADWQPKNWDELLDAARTIKKKVPGVTPLNVYTGKPAGEAAAMQGFQMLAYGTGEDPLYDTEAKKWVTGSKGFKDSLKFVETVYKEKLGPDVSDALDPNFATRVRGELLPEDKLGIALDGSWLPQDWGKGAGHEWPEWSRKLGLAAMPTQNGQAPGKVSMSGGWTWAIPAKASNPDLAFEFIETMQTKANAKKWYIANSGIAVRKDVAADPSYVKAQPGIRFFTDLVATTHYRPAYPAYPKVSTAIQETMESVTTGDSSVEEAAKGYDEEVESATDGEVVER from the coding sequence GTGCCCGTGCGTCCCACCACCACTCCGCTGATCCTCGCCACCGCCGCCCTGCTGGCCGCCGGCACCCTCTCCGCGTGCGGCGGCGGATCCGGTGACGACCCCGACACCGTGCGGATCTCGTTCAAGCAGTCCACGGACAACGAGATCCGGGTCATGGACACCTATCTGGCGGACATCAAGAAGCAGTTCGAGAAGGCGAACCCCGGCAAGAAGGTCGAACTGGTGCCGATCAAGGCACCGGACTCCGAGTACTACACGAAGCTCCAGCAGATGCTGCGCTCCCCCAAGACCGCGCCCGACCTGGTGTACGAGGACACGTTCCTCATCAACTCCGACATCACGAGCGGGTACTTGAAGCCGCTGGACCCCTACCTCGACAAGTGGAAGGACTGGGACCAGTTCATCGACACGGCCAAGACGGCGGCGAAGGCGGCCGACGGCAAGACGTACGGCGTGCCGGACGGCACGGACACGCGCGGCCTGTGGTTCAGCAAGGCGGTCTTCAAGAAGGCGGGGCTGCCGGCCGACTGGCAGCCGAAGAACTGGGACGAGCTCCTCGACGCGGCCCGCACGATCAAGAAGAAGGTCCCGGGCGTCACCCCCCTGAACGTCTACACGGGCAAGCCGGCCGGTGAGGCGGCGGCCATGCAGGGGTTCCAGATGCTCGCGTACGGCACGGGCGAGGACCCGCTGTACGACACGGAGGCCAAGAAGTGGGTCACGGGCAGCAAGGGCTTCAAGGACTCCCTGAAGTTCGTCGAGACGGTCTACAAGGAGAAGCTCGGCCCCGACGTCTCGGACGCCCTCGACCCGAACTTCGCGACGCGCGTACGCGGTGAACTGCTGCCCGAGGACAAGCTGGGCATCGCCCTCGACGGCTCGTGGCTGCCGCAGGACTGGGGCAAGGGCGCGGGCCACGAGTGGCCCGAGTGGTCACGGAAGCTGGGCCTCGCCGCCATGCCGACGCAGAACGGCCAGGCTCCCGGCAAGGTGAGCATGTCCGGCGGCTGGACGTGGGCGATCCCGGCCAAGGCGAGCAATCCCGACCTGGCGTTCGAGTTCATCGAGACGATGCAGACCAAGGCCAACGCCAAGAAGTGGTACATCGCCAACTCCGGCATCGCGGTCCGCAAGGACGTCGCGGCCGACCCGTCGTACGTGAAGGCGCAGCCCGGCATCAGGTTCTTCACGGACCTGGTCGCCACGACGCACTACCGGCCCGCGTACCCCGCGTACCCGAAGGTCTCCACCGCGATCCAGGAGACGATGGAGTCGGTGACGACGGGCGACAGCTCGGTGGAGGAGGCGGCGAAGGGCTACGACGAGGAGGTGGAGTCGGCGACGGACGGCGAGGTCGTGGAGAGGTAG
- a CDS encoding response regulator: MIRVLVVEDDPVAADAHVLYVNRVPGFEAVPKPAHTAAEARRTLERTPVDLILLDLHLPDGHGLQLARSLRATGHPTDVIAVTSARDLAVVREGVSLGVVQYVLKPFTFATLRDRLSRYAEFRSAAAEGEATGQDEVDRALATLRAPGPAALPKGLSGPTLERVIRTLRAAPEGLTATAAAQAAGLSRITARRYLEHLVDTARAVRSPQYGHVGRPELVYRWLTAAE; this comes from the coding sequence GTGATCCGCGTACTCGTGGTCGAGGACGACCCGGTGGCCGCCGACGCCCACGTCCTCTACGTCAACCGCGTCCCCGGCTTCGAGGCCGTCCCCAAGCCGGCGCACACCGCCGCCGAGGCCCGCCGCACCCTGGAGCGCACCCCCGTCGACCTGATCCTGCTCGACCTGCACCTCCCCGACGGCCACGGCCTCCAGCTCGCCCGCAGCCTGCGCGCCACCGGCCACCCCACGGACGTGATCGCGGTGACGTCGGCGCGCGACCTGGCGGTGGTCCGCGAGGGCGTCTCGCTCGGCGTCGTGCAGTACGTCCTGAAGCCGTTCACCTTCGCCACCCTCCGCGACCGCCTGAGCCGCTACGCCGAGTTCCGCTCGGCCGCCGCCGAGGGCGAGGCCACCGGCCAGGACGAGGTCGACCGCGCCCTCGCCACGCTGCGCGCCCCCGGCCCGGCCGCGCTGCCGAAGGGCCTCAGCGGCCCCACCCTGGAACGCGTCATCCGCACCCTGCGGGCCGCCCCCGAGGGCCTGACCGCCACGGCGGCGGCCCAGGCGGCGGGCCTGTCCCGCATCACCGCGCGCCGCTACCTGGAACACCTGGTCGACACGGCCCGCGCGGTCCGCAGCCCGCAGTACGGCCATGTCGGGCGGCCGGAGCTGGTCTACCGGTGGCTCACGGCGGCGGAGTGA
- a CDS encoding sensor histidine kinase: MSRTRPPRRRRLPRSLAGQLFAMQIVLVTAVVAGCALFTYLSDKHQAEDAARHQATAAARAVADSPSVREAIRGADDPSRRLQPYASRVQRHTGVDFVTIMDPRGIRWTHPDERRIGERFLGHTARALRGETFAETYTGTLGPSVRVVTPIRAGEAADGRIIGLVSAGITIEEITAKARGQLLALLGVAAAALVLGGIGTYVINARLRRSTHGMNAAELSRMHDYHEAALHAVREGLLMLDGQRRVALINDGGRELLGVRGDIVGRNVAELGLPAPLTGALLASEPRVDELHLTADRVLVVNTSPVTGGERRGTVVTLRDHTELQALTGELDSERGFTQALRSQAHEAANRLHTVVSLIELGRADEAVDFATAELELAQALTDQVVAAVSEPVLAALLLGKAAQANEHGVELVVSPDSSIDDGMLPPGLPARDLVTILGNLIDNAVDAAQGSPAARVTVTARADEAGLLLRVRDTGPGVDPAQRETVFERGWSTKAAAGRGLGLALVRQTVTRDGGTLTVRESPEGGAEFEVVLTTGAATPAGPLSGSRGRGGDPR, encoded by the coding sequence ATGTCCCGCACCCGTCCGCCCCGCCGTCGCCGCCTGCCGCGCAGTCTGGCGGGCCAGCTCTTCGCGATGCAGATCGTGCTGGTCACGGCCGTGGTCGCCGGGTGCGCGCTCTTCACCTACCTGAGCGACAAGCATCAGGCGGAGGACGCCGCACGCCACCAGGCGACCGCGGCGGCGCGGGCGGTCGCGGACTCCCCTTCCGTACGCGAGGCCATACGCGGCGCCGACGACCCGTCGCGGCGGCTCCAGCCGTACGCGAGCCGGGTGCAGCGGCACACCGGCGTCGACTTCGTCACGATCATGGATCCGCGCGGCATCCGCTGGACGCACCCCGACGAGCGGCGCATAGGCGAGCGCTTCCTCGGTCACACGGCGCGGGCGCTGCGCGGCGAGACCTTCGCCGAGACGTACACGGGCACGCTCGGCCCGTCCGTGCGGGTGGTCACGCCGATCCGGGCGGGCGAGGCGGCCGACGGGCGGATCATCGGCCTGGTCAGCGCGGGCATCACCATCGAGGAGATCACCGCCAAGGCGCGCGGCCAGCTCCTCGCGCTGCTCGGTGTCGCCGCGGCGGCGCTCGTCCTCGGCGGCATCGGGACGTACGTCATCAACGCCCGCCTGCGCCGCAGCACCCACGGCATGAACGCCGCCGAGCTGAGCCGCATGCACGACTATCACGAGGCGGCGCTGCACGCGGTGCGCGAGGGCCTGCTGATGCTCGACGGGCAGCGGCGGGTCGCGCTGATCAACGACGGCGGCCGCGAACTCCTCGGCGTGCGCGGTGACATCGTGGGGCGCAACGTCGCCGAGCTGGGGCTGCCCGCGCCGCTCACCGGGGCGCTCCTGGCGTCCGAGCCGCGCGTGGACGAGCTGCATCTGACCGCCGACCGGGTCCTGGTCGTCAACACCTCGCCCGTCACCGGCGGCGAGCGCAGGGGCACGGTGGTCACCCTGCGTGACCACACCGAACTCCAGGCACTGACGGGGGAGTTGGACTCCGAGCGCGGCTTCACGCAGGCGCTGCGTTCACAGGCCCACGAGGCCGCGAACCGCCTCCACACGGTGGTCTCGCTGATCGAGCTCGGCCGCGCGGACGAGGCCGTCGACTTCGCCACCGCCGAACTGGAGCTGGCGCAGGCCCTGACCGACCAGGTGGTGGCGGCCGTCAGCGAACCGGTCCTCGCGGCCCTGCTCCTCGGCAAGGCGGCGCAGGCCAACGAGCACGGCGTGGAGCTCGTCGTCTCGCCCGACAGCAGCATCGACGACGGCATGCTGCCGCCCGGCCTGCCCGCCCGTGACCTCGTGACGATCCTCGGCAACCTCATCGACAACGCGGTCGACGCGGCCCAGGGCTCACCGGCGGCGCGGGTCACGGTGACGGCGCGGGCGGACGAGGCGGGCCTGCTCCTGCGCGTCCGCGACACGGGCCCGGGGGTCGACCCCGCGCAACGGGAAACGGTCTTCGAGCGGGGCTGGTCGACCAAGGCCGCGGCGGGCCGGGGCCTCGGCCTCGCGCTGGTCCGCCAGACGGTGACGCGCGACGGCGGCACGCTGACGGTGCGCGAGTCGCCGGAGGGCGGGGCGGAGTTCGAGGTGGTGCTGACCACCGGGGCGGCCACCCCTGCCGGGCCCCTCTCCGGCAGCCGGGGACGGGGAGGTGACCCCCGGTGA
- a CDS encoding cation:dicarboxylase symporter family transporter, giving the protein MTSTADPQKAPAAKRDRTHYLYIAVIGAVLLGIAVGFLWPDFAKELKPVGAGFVNLIKMMISPIIFCTIVLGVGSVRKAAKVGKVGGLALAYFVAMSVVALAIGLVVGNILHPGSGMDLTESEKGAGHEAADEANKGLVDFALGIIPKTLVSAFTEGEVLQTLLVALLVGFALQAMGRTGEPVLRGIEHIQKLVFRVLGMIMWAAPVGAFGAMAAVIGETGTDALKALATIMIGFYVTCALFILVVLGTLVRLVAGVNLFQLLKYLGREFLLILSTSSSESALPRLIAKMEHLGVSRPVVGITVPTGYSFNLDGTMIYLTMASLFIADAMDQPLGIGEQISLLLFMMIASKGAAGVSGSGIAVLASGLQSHKPALVDGVGLIIGVDRFMSEARALTNFAGNAVATLLIGTWTKEVDKERVAEVLAGRLPFDERTLVDDGHGPELPKATDSVPERRSEGGKEPAKV; this is encoded by the coding sequence GTGACCAGCACGGCTGACCCGCAGAAGGCACCCGCAGCCAAGCGGGACCGCACGCATTACCTCTACATCGCCGTCATCGGCGCCGTGCTGCTCGGCATCGCCGTCGGTTTCCTCTGGCCGGACTTCGCCAAGGAGCTGAAGCCGGTCGGCGCCGGTTTCGTCAACCTGATCAAGATGATGATCTCGCCGATCATCTTCTGCACGATCGTTCTCGGCGTCGGCTCGGTCCGCAAGGCCGCCAAGGTCGGCAAGGTGGGCGGCCTCGCCCTCGCCTACTTCGTCGCGATGTCCGTCGTGGCGCTCGCCATCGGCCTCGTCGTCGGCAACATCCTCCACCCGGGCTCCGGCATGGACCTCACCGAGTCCGAGAAGGGCGCGGGCCACGAGGCGGCCGACGAGGCGAACAAGGGCCTCGTCGACTTCGCGCTCGGCATCATCCCCAAGACGCTGGTCTCCGCCTTCACCGAGGGCGAGGTGCTCCAGACGCTGCTCGTCGCGCTGCTCGTCGGCTTCGCCCTCCAGGCCATGGGACGTACGGGCGAGCCGGTACTGCGCGGCATCGAGCACATCCAGAAGCTGGTCTTCCGGGTGCTCGGCATGATCATGTGGGCCGCTCCGGTCGGCGCGTTCGGCGCGATGGCGGCCGTCATCGGCGAGACCGGCACCGACGCCCTCAAGGCGCTCGCCACGATCATGATCGGGTTCTACGTCACCTGCGCGCTGTTCATCCTGGTCGTGCTCGGCACGCTGGTGCGCCTGGTGGCCGGGGTGAATCTCTTCCAGCTCCTGAAGTACCTGGGCCGCGAGTTCCTGCTGATCCTCTCCACCTCCTCCTCGGAGTCCGCGCTGCCGCGGCTCATCGCGAAGATGGAGCACCTGGGCGTCAGCCGCCCGGTCGTCGGCATCACCGTCCCGACCGGCTACTCCTTCAACCTCGACGGCACCATGATCTACCTGACCATGGCCTCCCTCTTCATCGCCGACGCCATGGACCAGCCGCTCGGCATCGGCGAGCAGATCTCGCTGCTGCTCTTCATGATGATCGCGTCCAAGGGCGCGGCGGGCGTCTCCGGCTCGGGCATCGCGGTCCTCGCGAGCGGCCTCCAGTCGCACAAGCCCGCCCTCGTCGACGGCGTCGGCCTGATCATCGGCGTCGACCGCTTCATGAGCGAGGCCCGCGCCCTCACCAACTTCGCCGGCAACGCGGTGGCCACGCTGCTGATCGGCACGTGGACCAAGGAGGTCGACAAGGAGCGGGTCGCGGAGGTCCTCGCGGGCCGACTGCCCTTCGACGAACGTACGTTGGTCGACGACGGCCACGGGCCCGAGCTGCCAAAGGCCACGGATTCCGTGCCGGAGCGCCGGAGCGAGGGCGGCAAGGAGCCTGCGAAGGTGTGA
- a CDS encoding NACHT domain-containing protein: protein MQGLETVLVRLAATVLATLAKTVAAPHPGAGLVTARVRPLPKPAGPERLARVLSRRMADAYGRLPEHERLAAVAAVQDGFAAAGTLDAERLFAVDLDPRRLAAEIRRPVPDLAEEAQALYAELLDLCCAHLVEQLTAHPSFAARAAVEQTRRTGELLREQRPVAPAPGPSDFEERYARFIVETHGRLELFGVTLGGRARAEWSLDTAYLSLAVSGDRPHGPQAQEDGLPGGLAQPAVRVEQALTGGHRLMLRGAAGSGKSTLVQWLALNAARQSFGPELADWNRCVPFVLRLRSFRLPEGLPLPEDFLGAAGVPLRAPEGWVQGLLDSGRALVLVDGVDEVPVKLRSRTESWLRSLIAAFPRARYVVTTRPSAVPEGWPAGQGFTAFTLLPMERDEVRAFIAHWHDTARRECAAPGEREVLHRYEASLVEAVTTRRDLGRLATNPLMCALLCALHRDRRMHLPRARKELYDAALDLLLIRRDTEREVTSVEGVSLSRDEQTALLQRLAYWMIRNGQAEADRQDAVAMLDEWLAAMPQVRAQGDAEQVFTHLLIRSGLLREPVPGSVGFVHRTFQDYLGAKAAVEARDFGVLVRNAHDDQWDDVVRMAVGHARAEERTRLLRQLLRRADKVRRHRERLVLLAAASLEHATEVDPGVRGEVEERAAQLMPPQSHEQAEALAKAGELVLELLPGPEGLSDRQAAAVVRTAALVGVSSAVPVIARFRSDERPRTSHALVEAWSAFDVREYFEAVLEGTVTAGHSLSMARAEEFAYLRRLPWLTDLYLVGDHGLPDAVLEHPGIKFLHLWDNHSLTDPSRLSRLSRLEALTLNRCASVTDLRSLTGLPLRRLYLYTPSVPLSLAPLGGLPTLRHFVFDFTPVEKTLEELPFAPRLTGLGFFRQASQMRLSGLETLTSLRWLTVNEDHQWRSFLAAGVFSPLTTLQILDVPRVDLSTLAVHQELTTLYVGHVRQVESLAALAELPRLKKVEFGNCGPLDLTPLAGLENVHVDLYGCPQVTGLDLFPPERLFVE, encoded by the coding sequence ATGCAGGGACTCGAGACGGTGCTCGTCCGGCTGGCCGCGACCGTCTTGGCGACGCTCGCCAAGACGGTCGCGGCCCCGCACCCCGGCGCCGGCCTGGTCACGGCCCGCGTACGGCCCTTACCGAAACCGGCGGGGCCGGAGAGGCTGGCCAGGGTGCTGTCCCGGCGGATGGCCGACGCGTACGGGCGCCTCCCCGAACACGAGCGGCTGGCCGCCGTGGCCGCCGTACAGGACGGCTTCGCGGCGGCAGGGACGCTGGACGCGGAGCGGCTGTTCGCGGTGGACCTGGATCCGCGGCGGCTCGCGGCGGAGATACGCCGCCCCGTGCCCGACCTCGCCGAGGAGGCGCAGGCCCTCTACGCGGAGTTGCTGGACCTGTGCTGCGCGCACTTGGTCGAACAGCTCACCGCTCACCCGTCCTTCGCGGCGCGCGCCGCTGTGGAGCAGACCCGGCGCACCGGAGAACTGCTGCGTGAGCAGCGGCCGGTGGCGCCCGCGCCGGGCCCGTCGGACTTCGAGGAGCGGTACGCGCGGTTCATCGTCGAGACCCACGGCCGTCTGGAGCTGTTCGGCGTTACCCTGGGCGGCCGCGCACGCGCCGAGTGGTCGCTCGACACGGCCTACCTGAGCCTCGCCGTGAGCGGGGACCGGCCGCACGGCCCGCAGGCCCAGGAGGACGGCCTGCCGGGTGGCCTGGCGCAGCCCGCCGTACGCGTGGAACAGGCGCTGACGGGCGGCCACCGGCTGATGCTGCGCGGCGCGGCGGGCTCGGGCAAGTCGACCCTCGTGCAGTGGCTGGCCCTGAACGCCGCCCGGCAGAGCTTCGGCCCGGAGCTGGCCGACTGGAACCGCTGCGTGCCGTTCGTCCTGCGGCTGAGGTCCTTCCGCCTGCCCGAGGGGCTGCCGCTGCCGGAGGACTTCCTGGGCGCGGCGGGTGTGCCGCTGCGGGCGCCGGAGGGCTGGGTGCAGGGCCTGCTGGACAGTGGGCGGGCGCTGGTGTTGGTGGACGGCGTCGACGAGGTGCCGGTCAAGCTCCGCAGCCGTACGGAGAGCTGGCTGAGGTCGCTGATCGCGGCGTTCCCCCGCGCGCGTTACGTGGTGACCACCCGCCCCTCGGCGGTCCCGGAGGGCTGGCCCGCGGGGCAGGGCTTCACGGCGTTCACCCTGCTGCCCATGGAACGGGACGAGGTGCGTGCCTTCATCGCGCACTGGCACGACACGGCCCGGCGGGAGTGCGCGGCCCCCGGCGAGCGGGAGGTGCTGCACCGCTATGAGGCGAGCCTCGTCGAAGCGGTGACGACCCGGCGTGACCTGGGGCGCCTCGCCACCAACCCGCTGATGTGCGCGCTGCTGTGCGCCCTCCACCGGGACCGCCGCATGCACCTGCCGCGCGCCCGCAAGGAGCTCTACGACGCGGCCCTGGACCTGCTGCTGATCCGCCGGGACACCGAGCGCGAGGTCACGTCGGTCGAGGGCGTCTCCCTTTCCCGCGACGAGCAGACCGCGCTGTTGCAACGGCTGGCGTACTGGATGATCCGCAACGGCCAGGCGGAGGCGGACCGGCAGGACGCCGTCGCCATGCTGGACGAATGGCTCGCGGCGATGCCGCAGGTGCGCGCGCAGGGCGACGCCGAGCAGGTCTTCACCCACCTGCTCATCCGCAGCGGCCTGCTCCGCGAACCCGTCCCCGGCTCCGTCGGCTTCGTGCACCGCACCTTCCAGGACTACCTGGGCGCGAAGGCGGCGGTAGAGGCCCGCGACTTCGGGGTGCTGGTGCGCAACGCCCACGACGACCAGTGGGACGACGTGGTGCGGATGGCGGTGGGGCACGCGCGGGCGGAGGAACGTACGCGGCTGCTGCGGCAGTTGCTGCGGCGCGCGGACAAGGTGCGGCGCCATCGGGAGCGGCTGGTGCTGTTGGCGGCGGCGAGTCTGGAGCATGCGACGGAGGTGGATCCGGGGGTGCGGGGGGAGGTGGAGGAGCGCGCCGCTCAGTTGATGCCACCCCAGTCCCACGAGCAAGCCGAAGCCCTGGCCAAGGCGGGGGAGCTGGTGTTGGAACTGCTGCCGGGGCCTGAGGGTTTGTCCGACCGGCAGGCCGCAGCGGTGGTGCGGACGGCCGCACTTGTGGGCGTGTCATCGGCGGTACCGGTGATCGCCCGTTTCCGCTCGGACGAGCGACCCCGGACCAGTCACGCGCTGGTGGAGGCGTGGTCGGCCTTCGACGTGAGGGAGTACTTCGAGGCGGTTCTCGAGGGCACGGTGACGGCCGGGCACAGCCTGTCCATGGCCCGTGCCGAGGAGTTCGCCTACCTGCGGCGCCTGCCGTGGCTGACCGATCTGTATCTCGTGGGCGACCACGGCCTTCCGGACGCCGTGCTGGAACATCCCGGCATCAAGTTCCTGCACCTCTGGGACAACCACTCGCTCACCGACCCGTCCCGCCTGAGCCGGCTGTCACGTCTGGAGGCCCTGACCCTCAACCGCTGCGCGTCCGTGACCGACCTTCGCTCGTTGACGGGCCTGCCTCTGCGCCGCCTCTATCTCTACACCCCGTCTGTTCCACTGTCACTGGCTCCTCTGGGCGGCCTTCCCACGCTGCGCCACTTCGTGTTCGACTTCACCCCGGTGGAGAAGACCTTGGAGGAGCTGCCGTTCGCCCCCCGGCTCACCGGTCTCGGGTTCTTCCGGCAGGCCTCGCAGATGCGGCTGTCCGGACTCGAAACCCTCACTTCTCTGCGCTGGCTGACCGTCAACGAGGACCATCAGTGGCGCAGCTTCCTGGCCGCGGGAGTCTTCTCCCCTCTGACCACGCTCCAGATCCTGGACGTACCCCGGGTCGATCTGTCCACTCTCGCGGTGCACCAGGAACTCACCACGCTGTACGTCGGGCACGTCCGGCAAGTGGAGTCGCTCGCCGCGCTCGCAGAGCTGCCCCGGCTGAAGAAGGTCGAGTTCGGCAACTGCGGCCCCCTCGACCTGACCCCCCTGGCCGGCCTGGAGAATGTCCACGTCGACCTCTACGGCTGCCCCCAGGTCACCGGCCTCGACCTCTTCCCGCCGGAACGCCTGTTCGTCGAGTGA
- a CDS encoding TetR/AcrR family transcriptional regulator, with translation MSRADANRRRILEVALAELLRDPDASMDQIARAAGVVRRTVYGHFPSREALIGALIDGAVEAVAAAHASGRAQSDDPAESLAHSMVAVWEIADGYRLLVGLAQRSVAMEGIRQRLAPVRAKCVDVLRAGLADGSFTSSLPPAALAYVHEQQLFGLMEAVNDGLLPPRDAGRAAASTALLSAGVPVERVRGIIAGLG, from the coding sequence ATGAGCCGAGCCGACGCCAACCGCCGCCGCATCCTGGAGGTCGCTCTCGCCGAGCTGCTCCGCGATCCGGACGCGTCCATGGACCAGATCGCGCGGGCGGCGGGGGTCGTGCGCAGGACCGTGTACGGCCACTTTCCGAGCCGCGAGGCCCTGATCGGCGCGCTCATCGACGGCGCGGTCGAGGCGGTCGCCGCGGCCCACGCCTCCGGGCGGGCGCAGTCGGACGACCCCGCCGAGTCGCTCGCCCACTCGATGGTCGCCGTCTGGGAGATCGCCGACGGCTACCGCCTCCTGGTCGGCCTGGCACAGCGCAGCGTCGCGATGGAGGGCATCAGGCAGCGCCTCGCCCCGGTCCGCGCCAAGTGCGTGGACGTCCTGAGGGCCGGCCTGGCGGACGGCTCCTTCACCTCGTCATTGCCGCCCGCCGCGCTCGCGTACGTGCATGAGCAGCAGCTCTTCGGCCTGATGGAGGCGGTGAACGACGGCCTGCTCCCCCCGCGGGACGCGGGCCGCGCCGCCGCGTCGACGGCTCTGCTCTCGGCGGGGGTTCCGGTGGAGAGGGTGCGGGGGATCATCGCGGGGCTGGGGTAG